The Thermodesulfobacteriota bacterium sequence ACCGCCGCCAGCGTCATGCCCAGGCCGATCTGGAGGGGATTGCGCCCCCCTACGGCGTCGTTGGCGGCCCGGGCCCCCTGGAGGGTCTGGCTCAGGGTGTCCATGAAGGTCACCCGGCTGCCCTTGTAGCCGGGGGTGTTGACGTTGGAGATGTTGTTGCCCAGCACGTCCATGGCCTGCTGGTGGTTGCGGAGCCCGGAAATGCCCGAGTAGAAGGAACGCAGCATGATCCACCTCCTGTGGCGGTCAGAGTTCGGATACGGAGACGACGTCGGAGAAGGCCACCGTGTGTCCGCCCTCCAGGCCCAGGACGATGGTGCCGTCCCGGGCGTAGGCCACCTGCACGACCCGGCCGGAGACCGGCAGCTCTCCGATGCTCGCGTGGACGGTGCGGCCGATGAGGGCGGCGGCGGTGGAGCGCCCGTAGAGGGCGGCCTCGGCCGCGCTGCTCGCGGCCTTGGTGTTGAGGTTCACCAGTTGCTCCACGGTGGAGAACTGGGCGGTCTGGGCCAGGAAGTCGTCTCCCCCCAGGGGACTCAGGGGATCCTGGTACTTGAGCTGGGATACGAAGAGCTTGAGGAACTGCTGGAAGTCCCCCAGGGTGGTCTGGGAAGGGCTCTGCTGGGCTCCCGGGGAAGCCCCCGGTCCGGTACCCATGATCTGCATGGCGCGTCTCCTGTCCGAAAGAATTTCGCAGGCTGCCGCGAATCAGGCGTGCGTCTCTTCAGATGAGGGCCTCGAAGCCCCAGGGCCTCCACAGGTGGGCCCGGACGGCCAGGTCTTCGCCCTCGCCCGCCGCGGCCTGGGGGCCTCCCCCCCGGCGGGACCGGTGGGCGGGTCCCTTCCCGGCTCTCTCTCCGCCGGCCTGGCGGTCGTCCAGATCCACCTGCACGTGGACCAGGTTCACCCCCCGGGTCTCCAGGGCCTGGCGCAGCAGCGGCATCTCGGTGCTGAGGGCCTGGTGGGCCTGGGGGTTCTCCACCCGGAGGTGGGCGGTAAGGCCCGCCCCCGCAGGCTCCCGGGCCAGGACGACCTCCACCTTTCCCAGGTGCTCGGGTTCCAGGCGCACGGTGACCCGGTCGCCCCCCCGGGACACGGCCATGCGCACCGCGTGGGCCACCTGGTGGGGCGGGGGCGGGGCGGGCTGGGGCCGGGGCCCGGAAGCCTCCCGCGCGCCCTCCGGCGGCGCAGCAGCGGCTCCCCGGGGGGCCTCGGGGGCAGGGGTCTCCCCCGGGCGCGCCGTCTTGGCGAGCCCGTCTGCGCCTTCCGGGAGCTCCCGCCCGGGGGCGCGAGGTCCGGTCACGGCGAGGGCGTCGTCCGAGGCCGCCTCGGGGCCCTGGCGTCCAGGCCCGGCGGCGGCCTCGGCCTCTCGGCGAAGCCAGAAGCCCCACAGGCGCTCTGCCCGGCCCCTCTCGCCGGGCTCCTGGAGCACCGACTCCCGCAGGCTCTCGGGGAGCCCCCGGGCCCAGCCCGGCCCCTGCCGGACAGGTGGTACGGGTCGGCCGGCTCCCTCGAAGGAGGGGTCCTGGCCGCCGGGCCCGGACGCCGAGGTTCCCCGATGGGGCGCCGGCCATGGGGAAGGGGCCGCGGGCGGCGCCCGGTCTGTGCCGGGCCCGGGGAAGGCGGCCGGGGTGGCTTGCTTGGCTTCGGGGCGGGCAGGGGTTGCGGTTGCGGGGACGATCCATTCGACCGGGCCGGCCCAGATCCCCGCTCGGTCCCCGTCTGCCTCCTCGGGGAAAGCGCTTTCGGACTCCGCGTCCGGGGGCATCGGGAGCGTCGTGAGGAGGTCGCCGATCCCGAGGGGGGCAAAGGAGGCCGGCTCGCCCGCGGCCGAGGCCAGGGCCGCGCCGAACAGGGGCCCAAAGGAGATGGGCTCGAGGCCCGGTGCGGAGACCGAACCGGCCGCCTTGGAGCGGGAGGTCCCGGAGGGGGTGTCCGGGGTCGTTGCGGGCGGGGGAGTTCGCGAAGCAGGGGGGGCGGCGGGGGCGGCCGGGACTACGGTTGCTTCCACGGGCTCACTCTCCTCGGGCGCGCCTCCCCTCCTCCAAACGGCGGGTGAGCTCGCGGACCCGGTCCTTGGGCATCAGGTCGAAGATCTTTCCCACGGCGCGGCCCGGAAGCCGCTCGAGGATGGCGACGGCCATGTCGTCTTCCATCCCCTCCAGGGCCAGGGAGGCCTCCCGGGGCTTCATGGCCCCGTAGACCCGGGAGATCTGCTGGAGGCGTTCGTCCACCAGCGTGTCGCGCCGGGCGATGTCGGCCTCCACCTGCTGGCGTAGCGCCTCCAGGCGCTGCTGCTCTGCCGCCAGCTCCTGCTTGGCGGCATCCAGGGCCCGGAGCAGGGCCGCCAGGGCTTCCCCTTCCCGGGCCAGCTCCAGCCGCCTCTGGTCGATCTGCCGATCCAGCTCTTGCAGGAGGCGTGCCTTGGCCTCCACGCTCTCGACACTCTCCCGAAAGGCTTGCGGTTGCTGGGCTGGAGAGGGGAGGGCGGCGGGAGGAGCCAGGCACAGGAGGATGGCCAGGAGCGCCCGGGGGGGCAGGGAACGGACCTCAGGGGCCATGGCTTTCCTCCTCCCGCGCGCGGTGGCGCGACACCGCGAGCTCGTCGATCCGAAGGGCGTCCTTGCGGGCCTCGGCGGCGCGCCAGGCCTCCTGGTCGCGCTCCCGGAGCTTCTCCAGGGACTGCCGGGCCTGGTGGGCCTCCCGAAGCGCCTCGGCCGCCTGGGCGGCGCGCCGAGACGCCGCCTCGGCTTCTGCCGCGGCCTGCTCGATCCGGCGGCGCTGCCCCGCCGCGTGCAGGGAGTGGAGGTAGAGGGTATCGGGGGTGAGGGCGTCGGTCCGCTTGAGGTCGTCGAGCTCCTCCCGGGAGCGGCGCAGGCCGGCCCTCAGGGCCTCCAGGCGGGCCAGGGCGCCCTGGAGCTCTTCCTGCGCCCTGGCGTGGCACTGTTGGGCCGCCTCCTCCTGGATGCAGCGCACGGAGAGGACCTTCTCCAGACGAAAGACGAACCCCACCTAACCCTCCTCGGGAAAGAGCGCGGCGAGGGCCTGGAGGACCCCCTCGGGGGTCCAGGCTTCCTCCATTGCCTGGGTGAGAAACGCCTCCATTCGTGCGCGCTTCTCCAGGGCCTCGTCCACGTCGGGATTGGTGCCGGGTTGGTACGCTCCGATGCTGATGAGGTCCTCCGCACCGCGGTACGCCGCGAGCAGCCTGCGCATCCGGCCGGCGGCCTGCCGGTGGGAGGGAGGAACGATGTCCATCATCAGGCGGCTGGCCGAGGCGAGCACGTCCACTGCCGGGTAGTGGTTGCGGGCCGCGAGGTTGCGGGAGAGGACCACGTGGCCGTCGAGGATGGAGCGCACGGTATCGGCCACCGGGTCGTTCATGTCGTCGCCCTCCACGAGCACCGTGTAGAGCCCCGTGATGGAGCCCTGGCCCCGCTCCCCCATCCCCGCCCGCTCCATGAGCCGGGGCAGGGCCGCAAACACGCTGGGCGTGTAGCCCTTGGTGGTGGGGGGCTCGCCGATGGCCAGCCCTACCTCGCGAAGCGCCATGGCGAACCGGGTGGCCGAGTCCATGAGGAGGAGCACGTCCTTGCCCTGGTCCCGAAAATATTCGGCCACCGATGTGGCGACCAGGGCGCCCCGGGCCTTCACCAGGGGCGACTTCTCCGAGGTGCTCACCACGACCACCGAGCGGCGGATTCCCTCCTCTCCCAGGTCTCGCTCGATGAACTCGCGCACCTCGCGGCCCCGCTCGCCGATCAGGGCGATCACGTTGACATCCGCGGAGGTGTTGCGGGCGATCATCCCGAGCAGCACGCTCTTGCCCACCCCGCTGCCGGCGAAGATCCCCATGCGCTGGCCCTTGCCGCAGGTGAGCAGCCCGTCGAGGACCTTGACCCCGGTGCCCAGGGTCTCCCGGATGCGGTCCCGGGCGATGGGGTTGAGCTCGCGGCCGTAGAGGGGGTACTTGCGCCGGCACCCGGGGGGGCCCCGCTCGTCGATGGGGTTGCCGGTGCCGTCGATGACGCGGCCCAGGAGCTCGTCCCCCACCTGGCACAGGCTGGGGCTCCCCGTGGCGACGACCCGGCTTCCCGGCTGGATTCCCCTCATGTCCCCGTAGGGCATGAGGAGGATGCGTCCCTCCCGGAAGCCCACCACCTCGCAGGGAATCGCCCGCTGCCGCTCGAAGGCGCTCCCCTCGGGGTGCACCAGGCAGATGTCGCCCACGGGCGCGTTGGGGCCCGAAGCCTCCACGACCATCCCCACCACCTGCACGACCTTGCCGTGGGGGCGCAGGATCTCGGTGGCGGCGACGGAGCGCAGCTCCTCCGAGAGATCCAGCCCCATCAGGCGCTCCGAAGGGACCGGGCGAGCTCGGCCAGCTGGGTCTCCAGGCGGGCGTCGATCTCGGCGGTGGGCGTCTGGACGAGGCAGCCCCCGGGCTTTACGGCGGGGTCCTCGAGGACGGTGAGCTTGTGGATGCCGTCGAAGGATTCGAGGATCCGCGGCTTGGCCTCCACCAGGCTGCGCAGGTCCTGGGGGTGGATGCGGATGGTGAGCTGCTCTCGGTCGCTGAGGAGCTGGAGGGCCCGCTCCACCACCCGGATCACGGCCTCCTCGTCTCCCGCGGCCAGGGGGCCCAGCAGCCGGTTGACCAGCGCCAGGCACAGCTCCACCACCTGGTCGCGGGCCTCCCGGTACAGGGCCTCCTTGTATCCGGCCAGCTCCGCGGCGGCGCGGCACAGGTCCTCGGCAGCCTTCTCCAACGTCTTGCGGCCTTCGGCCAGGCCCGTCTCGAGACCCTTCCGGTGTGCCGCGGCCGTAAGACTCCGGGCTTCCTCCCGGGCAGCACCCATGAGGGCTTCCGCCTCCCTGCGCGCCTCGGCAAGGGCTGCCTGGGCCGGGTCGGCCGGCGCCTGGGCGCTGGTGGAGTCCCCCGGGAGGCCGTCGAGCTCGGCCCACCGGTAGGCCCGCACCGGGGCCCCGGGGGTCGGGCCCTTCGAGCCTGGCTGGCCGGGCGGGTCGGCCGGCGGGCCGGATTCGAGGTCGGCCCACGAGAATGGGCGGATGTCGGTGGGGGAAGTCTTGGTCACCTCGTTCCTCTGGAAAGCCTGGCGCGGTCTTGCCTCAGATCGCCGCAGTGAGCGGGCCGAGGGCCTCCCCTCCGGCGGCGCAGGATCCCGCGAGCTTCTGGATGGTCCTTGGCATTCCAGCGGGGGAGGGGACGGGCATCCCGTGTCTGCTGGGGCATCGCCACAGCCGCCTGCGCCGCCTCCGGGGAGACCCCCGGCCCGCCCCCGAACATTGCATGGCAATTCGGGTGGGTGAAGCGAATCGGACCCGCCATGTTCGGAGAGGTCCGGGGAGAAACGTGACGCATGGTCCAAGACCTCTGGTTTTCAAGGATTTCCAGGATTCGCCTCAGACCGCCCAGGCGTGTCAGTCCCAATTTCCCTACCCGATCCAAATTGAAATCGATATCGGGATGGAAATCGATGTCGATTTCCATCCCGGGGAGCCGGCGGGTCAGCTGATGTACTCGTCCTCTTCGCCGGCAGCGAGCACGATGACGCCCTCCTCCTCCAACTGGCGGACGATCTCGGTGATGGCCGACTGGGACTCGTTGACTTCGCTCACCTTTGTCGGGCCCATGAACGACATCTCCTCCTTCATGGTCTCCACGGCGCGGGAGCTCATGTTGCGGAAGAACTTCTGCCGCAGGTCCTCGCTGGCGCCCTTGAGCGCCACGATGAGCACGTGTTTGTCGGCCCGCTTGAGGATCTCCTGGAGGGCCCGGTCCGGGAGGTACGAGATGTCGTCGAAGACGAACATGAGCTGGCGGATGTGGGCGGCGAGCTCGGGGTTCTCCTGCTCGAGCTTGTCGAGGATGTTCTTGGACTCGGCGCGGCCCATGCGGTTCAAGACCTCGGCCACGGTCTTGACCCCCTGCACCTCGATGGAGGAGCCGGCCATGGCCACGAGCTTCTTGTCGAGCACCGAAGAGACCTTCTTCACCACGTCGGGGCTGATCTCTTCCAGATTCGCCATGCGCCGGGCCACCTCTACCTGGAGGTCGGAGGGCAGGCTGGCGATGGCGTGGGCCGCCTTGCTCACGTCCAGGTGGGAGAGGACGAAGGCGATGGTCTGGGGGTGCTCCTTCTGGATGATCTTCGACAGGAGCCGCGGGTCGGCCTTGCGCAGGTTGGAGAAGCCCGGCCCCTGGTCCAGGTACTTGGTGAGGCGGTCCAGGATCTCGCGGCAGCGCTCCGGGGGGAGGCTCTTGCGCAGGACCTTCTTGGCGTACTCCACGCCCCCCTGGAGCACGTAGCTGCGGGCCAGGGCCAGGGTATGGAACTCCTCCAGGATCGCCTGCGCCTCCTCGCTCGTCGCCTTCTCCAGAACGGCAATTTCGCGGCTCAGCTCCTGGATTTCCTCGTCCCTCAGGTGGGGGAAGACCGCCTCGGAGGCGCTCTCCCCGAGAGCCACCAGGAGCACGGCAGCCTTGCGCACGCCGGAGGAATCGCCGGCCTCGGCCATCACTCCTCCGTCATCCAGCTTCGGATGAGCTGGGCGGCGACCTCGGGCTCGGTCTGGACCATCTCGGACAGCCGCTTCTTGAGGGCTTCGCGCTTCATCGTCTCGGACGGGGTCGTCTCGTCCAGGGCGAAGGGCTGTCCCGCCCCCTCGGCCGCGAGCTGTCGCTCCAGCTCGGCCACGGTGACCGGGCCCGTGACCTCGGGCCCCCGGGACGCGGAGCCGAGCCACCGCAGGAGCGGCCGGGCCACCCCCGCCACGAGCAACAGCGCGACGAACGCCACGGCGCCGTACCGGATCAGGCTCGAGAGGAGCTCAGGACCCCAGAGCCCCCGAGGTTCGTCCAGGACCTCCGCGGGGCGGAAGGGGATGCTCGTGACCTCCACCTCATCTCCCCGCGCCGCATCGAAGCCCACGGCCTTTTCCACGAGGGAGCGCAGCCGGGAGAGCTCCTCGGCGCCGCGGGGCACGAACTCCTTGGCGCCGTCGGCGCCTTCCCGGTAGGTGCCGTCCACCGCCACCGCAGCCGTGAGCCGGGTGAGGGCTCCCGGGGTGCGCTGCACCCGGGTCACCCTCTTGGAGACCTCGTAGTTGACGGTTTCGGTCTCCCGGGTCGAAGAGCCCGCCCCCGTGCCGGCCTCCGGGCCGGCCCCCGCCACGTTCGCGGCCACCCCGGGCACCCCCGCGGGCCCGCCGGGGCCCGTGCTCGACTCGCTCTGGCGCTCCTCGCTGCGCACCGCCACCGCCTCGGGGTCGAAGACCTCGGAGGTCTCCTCCACCCGGTCGAAGTCGAAGCGGGCCGACACCTGCACGACCGCCGCTCCCGATCCCAGCACGCGTTCGAGCATCTCGCGCACCCGGCGCTCCGCCTCCTTCTCGTACGCCCGCTTGTACTCGAGCTGGCTCGCGGCCAGGAGCCCCGGCTCGTCGCCCGAGGCCTGGTAGAGGACGTTGCCCTGGGTGTCCACCACCGTGACCGCCCCGGGCTCGAGCCCCTGCACGCTGGAGGCCACCAGGTACACGACGCCCTGGATCTGTTTGCCGCCCAGGCGCCGGCCCGAGCCGAGCTGGAGGACCACGGAGGCCGTGGCCGGCTGCTGCTCCGACTCGAAGAGCCGCCGCTCGGGGAGCACCAGGTGGACCCGGGCACCCTCCACCCCTTCGAGGCGGCGGATGGTTCGGGTGAGCTCACCTTCCAGGGCGCGGGTGAAGTTGACCTTCTGGGCGAAGTCGGTCATGCCGAAGCCCGACTGGTCGAAGATCTCGAACCCGACCACACCCCCCTGGGGGACCCCCTCGCCCGCGAGCTGGAGGCGCAGGTCGTACACCCGCCCCGAGGGGACCATCACGGTGCGGCCCCCGTCCTGGAGGCGGTAGGGGACCCCTGCCCCCTGCAGCCGCTCCACCACCTGGGCGGCGTCGTCCACCGAGAGCCTCCCGTAGAGCACCGCGTAGTCGGGGGAGCCCGCCCAGAAGACGAGCGCAGCAAAGCCCGCGGCCAGGGCTGCGGCCACGGCGAGAAAGACGGCGCGCTGGGCGGCGCTGAGGCCGCCCCACAGCCGGCCGGACTGGGCGAGGGCACTGTCCCAGAACGCCACCGGTCAGGTCCTCACACCTGCATCCGCATGACTTCCTGGTAGGCGTCGAGGATCTTCTGGCGCACTTCCATCATGAGCTTGAAGGATACGTCGGCCTTCTCGATGGCCACCATGGCCTCCTGGATTCCCACGTCTCCCCCCTGGGCGATCTGGGTCACCGCGGCGTCGGCGTCCTTCTGGAGGGCGTCCACCTTCTGGAGGCTCTCCGAGAGGAACTCCCCGAAGCCCTTTGCGCCCGCGGGCCCCCTGGCCCGGGCCGCCTCGCCCGGCAGCGCCCCCGCGCTGAGCCCCGTCAGTTCCTTCACCATGGTGAGCTCCTTTGGGTCGTGAAGCGTGAGACGTAAAGCGTGAAGCGTTCCCTGCTCCCCCCTTACGCTTCACGTCTCACGTCTCACGGCCTTCAAATTTCCAGCGCCCGCAGCATGAGGTTCTTGGTGGCCTCCATCACGGTCACGTTGGCTTCGTAGGACCGGGAGGCGCTGAGCAGGTTCACCATCTCCACCACCGGGTCCACGTTGGGGTAAGCCACGTATCCCTGGGGGTTGGCGTCGGGGTGGCCGGGTTCGTAGCGCAGCTGGGGCGGTTGGACGTCCTCCACCACCCGGGACACCCGCACCCCCCGCCCGGCAGCGGCCAGCGCGGTGCGAAACGACGCAGGCGCCGCGGTCTCGAAGACCACGTCCCGGCGGCGGTAGGGGCCGCCGTCGGCCGTTCGGGTCGTCCCGGCGTTGGCCAGGTTCGAGGCCACGGCCTCCATGCGCAGGCGCTGGGCGCCCAGGGCCGAGGAGGCGATCTCCATCACGCGGAAGAAGCTCACGGCGCGGCCCTCCCGGTAATGGCTTCCTTGAGCTTGCGGAACCTCCCCCCCAGGGCCCGGGTGAGGAACTGGTACTCGATCTGGTTGCGCGCCAGGAGCGCCATCTCCCGATCCACGTCCACGTCGTTGCCGTCGCGCCGGGGCTCTCCCCCCGAGAGCACCACCCGGTCGGCGCCGGGCATCCGCGATCCCTGCCGGTGGCCGGGGTGGGTCACGGCCAGGGGCAGCCCCGCCCGCCCCAGCGCCCCCGCGAAGGACACGTCCACCGCCCGGTAGCCGGGGGTATCGGCATTGGCGATGTTCGAAGCGATGGCCCCGTGGCGGCTGGACCGGTACTCCAGGCCCCGCACGGCCGGCGCGATCGAACGGTCCACGGCGTCGAGAAGCCCCACGGTACACCTCCTGCGAAGCGGCTGTCCAGAATGCCGGCCCGCCCGGGGTCCGGGCAGGGGCGCCCCTCGGTCCGAGAGCATAGCAAGTTGCGTTCCACGCCGGTCACCTCCCGGAATGCCCGCGCCCGGCGCCCCCGGGCCCCGCGGGCACCGCCTTCGGGGGGGAGC is a genomic window containing:
- a CDS encoding flagellar hook capping FlgD N-terminal domain-containing protein, whose product is MQIMGTGPGASPGAQQSPSQTTLGDFQQFLKLFVSQLKYQDPLSPLGGDDFLAQTAQFSTVEQLVNLNTKAASSAAEAALYGRSTAAALIGRTVHASIGELPVSGRVVQVAYARDGTIVLGLEGGHTVAFSDVVSVSEL
- a CDS encoding flagellar hook-length control protein FliK, which codes for MEATVVPAAPAAPPASRTPPPATTPDTPSGTSRSKAAGSVSAPGLEPISFGPLFGAALASAAGEPASFAPLGIGDLLTTLPMPPDAESESAFPEEADGDRAGIWAGPVEWIVPATATPARPEAKQATPAAFPGPGTDRAPPAAPSPWPAPHRGTSASGPGGQDPSFEGAGRPVPPVRQGPGWARGLPESLRESVLQEPGERGRAERLWGFWLRREAEAAAGPGRQGPEAASDDALAVTGPRAPGRELPEGADGLAKTARPGETPAPEAPRGAAAAPPEGAREASGPRPQPAPPPPHQVAHAVRMAVSRGGDRVTVRLEPEHLGKVEVVLAREPAGAGLTAHLRVENPQAHQALSTEMPLLRQALETRGVNLVHVQVDLDDRQAGGERAGKGPAHRSRRGGGPQAAAGEGEDLAVRAHLWRPWGFEALI
- the fliJ gene encoding flagellar export protein FliJ, which produces MGFVFRLEKVLSVRCIQEEAAQQCHARAQEELQGALARLEALRAGLRRSREELDDLKRTDALTPDTLYLHSLHAAGQRRRIEQAAAEAEAASRRAAQAAEALREAHQARQSLEKLRERDQEAWRAAEARKDALRIDELAVSRHRAREEESHGP
- a CDS encoding FliI/YscN family ATPase — encoded protein: MGLDLSEELRSVAATEILRPHGKVVQVVGMVVEASGPNAPVGDICLVHPEGSAFERQRAIPCEVVGFREGRILLMPYGDMRGIQPGSRVVATGSPSLCQVGDELLGRVIDGTGNPIDERGPPGCRRKYPLYGRELNPIARDRIRETLGTGVKVLDGLLTCGKGQRMGIFAGSGVGKSVLLGMIARNTSADVNVIALIGERGREVREFIERDLGEEGIRRSVVVVSTSEKSPLVKARGALVATSVAEYFRDQGKDVLLLMDSATRFAMALREVGLAIGEPPTTKGYTPSVFAALPRLMERAGMGERGQGSITGLYTVLVEGDDMNDPVADTVRSILDGHVVLSRNLAARNHYPAVDVLASASRLMMDIVPPSHRQAAGRMRRLLAAYRGAEDLISIGAYQPGTNPDVDEALEKRARMEAFLTQAMEEAWTPEGVLQALAALFPEEG
- a CDS encoding FliH/SctL family protein; translated protein: MTKTSPTDIRPFSWADLESGPPADPPGQPGSKGPTPGAPVRAYRWAELDGLPGDSTSAQAPADPAQAALAEARREAEALMGAAREEARSLTAAAHRKGLETGLAEGRKTLEKAAEDLCRAAAELAGYKEALYREARDQVVELCLALVNRLLGPLAAGDEEAVIRVVERALQLLSDREQLTIRIHPQDLRSLVEAKPRILESFDGIHKLTVLEDPAVKPGGCLVQTPTAEIDARLETQLAELARSLRSA
- the fliG gene encoding flagellar motor switch protein FliG, whose product is MAEAGDSSGVRKAAVLLVALGESASEAVFPHLRDEEIQELSREIAVLEKATSEEAQAILEEFHTLALARSYVLQGGVEYAKKVLRKSLPPERCREILDRLTKYLDQGPGFSNLRKADPRLLSKIIQKEHPQTIAFVLSHLDVSKAAHAIASLPSDLQVEVARRMANLEEISPDVVKKVSSVLDKKLVAMAGSSIEVQGVKTVAEVLNRMGRAESKNILDKLEQENPELAAHIRQLMFVFDDISYLPDRALQEILKRADKHVLIVALKGASEDLRQKFFRNMSSRAVETMKEEMSFMGPTKVSEVNESQSAITEIVRQLEEEGVIVLAAGEEDEYIS
- the fliF gene encoding flagellar basal-body MS-ring/collar protein FliF, with the translated sequence MAFWDSALAQSGRLWGGLSAAQRAVFLAVAAALAAGFAALVFWAGSPDYAVLYGRLSVDDAAQVVERLQGAGVPYRLQDGGRTVMVPSGRVYDLRLQLAGEGVPQGGVVGFEIFDQSGFGMTDFAQKVNFTRALEGELTRTIRRLEGVEGARVHLVLPERRLFESEQQPATASVVLQLGSGRRLGGKQIQGVVYLVASSVQGLEPGAVTVVDTQGNVLYQASGDEPGLLAASQLEYKRAYEKEAERRVREMLERVLGSGAAVVQVSARFDFDRVEETSEVFDPEAVAVRSEERQSESSTGPGGPAGVPGVAANVAGAGPEAGTGAGSSTRETETVNYEVSKRVTRVQRTPGALTRLTAAVAVDGTYREGADGAKEFVPRGAEELSRLRSLVEKAVGFDAARGDEVEVTSIPFRPAEVLDEPRGLWGPELLSSLIRYGAVAFVALLLVAGVARPLLRWLGSASRGPEVTGPVTVAELERQLAAEGAGQPFALDETTPSETMKREALKKRLSEMVQTEPEVAAQLIRSWMTEE
- the fliE gene encoding flagellar hook-basal body complex protein FliE, which produces MVKELTGLSAGALPGEAARARGPAGAKGFGEFLSESLQKVDALQKDADAAVTQIAQGGDVGIQEAMVAIEKADVSFKLMMEVRQKILDAYQEVMRMQV
- the flgC gene encoding flagellar basal body rod protein FlgC, producing MSFFRVMEIASSALGAQRLRMEAVASNLANAGTTRTADGGPYRRRDVVFETAAPASFRTALAAAGRGVRVSRVVEDVQPPQLRYEPGHPDANPQGYVAYPNVDPVVEMVNLLSASRSYEANVTVMEATKNLMLRALEI
- the flgB gene encoding flagellar basal body rod protein FlgB, producing the protein MGLLDAVDRSIAPAVRGLEYRSSRHGAIASNIANADTPGYRAVDVSFAGALGRAGLPLAVTHPGHRQGSRMPGADRVVLSGGEPRRDGNDVDVDREMALLARNQIEYQFLTRALGGRFRKLKEAITGRAAP